The DNA window TGGACGCCGTTTATTACAtgtaccaccgggccgccctgaaagatatcttcttcttcttcttgtctgGCCTGCTCACGATCGAGCACGTCgtgtagacatggcctggtcgccaatccgtttccaggaaactcggtccagtcctccatccacggctgcatccgatctccgacaggtttgactccacctgatccagccaacgagcttgctgtgctcctctccgcctcgtgccgaacggatcgttgacgagcaccttcctggtggggcatgagtccggcatcctcatcacgtgccccagccatcgtatccttccggctttgaccaccgtcaggatatctgctccgccaaacagctcagctggCTCGTAGTTCATCCTGAAAGATATCTATAAGTTAAATATTAGTCCGTATTTCTGTTCTATGCAGATATATCGTGTAGGTTACGTAGAACTTTCTAAAAGAATTTTCAAGGACTCTCCTATAGCACAAAACTTGAGACTGGGACGAACTAAAATTCAAGCGATTCAAACCAATGTCATCGGTAAGACTGGTCTGGAGGAGCTACTGAAAATTATTCAAGCAAACTTCTTCAGTCTACTTGTTGATGAATCGGCTGATCTTTCGGGACAAAAATCACTCGTAAGAGCGGGCATTTGGCAAGCTGACCAGCTCTTGGTACATGACTTTTTTATCATATTGAAACTGTAGTGGAGGTTAGCGCGATTAGTTTATATGAGATAATTTCATAGGAGTCCGAGGCGGATGGTGTTCCATACAAAACTAATTTAATCGGCTTCGGCTCCGATGGCGCAAACGTAATGATGGGGGCACATCACTCAGTTGCAACCATGATCAAGCGAGACTGCCCTTATGCTTTTATCATGAAATGCATATGCCATTCATTAGCTCTTTGTTCATCATATGCTTGTAAGCATATCCCGTGCTCGGTCGAACAGCTGTATCGGGATGTATACAATTTCCTCAGTTCTGGAGGACAGCGTGGCAGTTGTTTCAAGGAACTGCAAACTCTCGTGGAACTGAAACCTCTCAAAATGCTGTATCCTTCTGCTACACGTTGGTTATCGTTAGAATCGGTCGTTGGAAAGATACGATAtacttcaaatttattttaacttcaTGGACATTCGCACAGATAAATCAACTagagaaaaaatggaagccaTCAGAGTAGGATTGGAAAACCCAACCACTAAAGTATACctgacattttaaaaatacatttttccgATAAACAACCAGATCAATAAATTTTTTCAGTCAGAATCACCTGAACTCTGTCGGCTGCATGGTGATGTTTCACGGTTATACCGTACAATTCTGGATAACTTTTTGGCATCCGAATACATAGCCGGTTTGAATGAATTGAGCAAGGTAGTGTTCTGCCAGCAAAATTATAAACCATTAGAAGAAATGTACATCGGCACGGAAAGTATGCTGCTCATGGAACAACACCTACAGTCTCGCACTCTCAACCAGCAAATTGCCACGGAGGTTAGAACAAATATGCTTAACCTTTATGTCACGCTCTGCAATCAGATTAACAAACGTATCGATCTAAGTGATCCTATTATTATTCAGAGCGCGAGATTGGAtcctaaaaatattttgatccgaaaaatattttgatattcAATATCGGGAACTGAGGAACATAGAGTTAAAGAACTTTCAACCGGAAGAGTTGACTTGCAGTGTAGGGTTTTGGAGTTAAACTCTAAATGTACGACGTGCCGGTGGAAACTTAGCGTTTCCTATTTTGCGAAGAGtacccacttggcagaaatcgcatgagaggggggaaattttttcattctcgctacccctgaccctcactttcgagcgatcgtacgacaaactctcactccaccaccctacctcactcacacacgctcctatattctatgtaaaccctcaccgcaacctgcgtcaccaacccaccccacacctgaacggtcctatactcgaagtgttagacaattttggttccacactttgaagcctgtcgaggagtgtggcactatattgtttttcgctgtctcctttctttcactgcaaaattgcttttgccctgtctttggcgtattatgagtttggcctttgttggaggcggaggtgtgtgcgcaagcgttatcgtgttttgtgaagtgattctttgctccggtaagtaatgtgaaaactagtgattgtgattagtgaattaattataatccatgtgttttgtgcgtagtgaatcccatagagtcgatcagctgatggaaagagtttggccgtgaagcggagagggtgaagccggagttaaaccgcaggatggcaggacaaatcacatcggagagagtgctgaatactcgccgtcttgagaggtacgcattttaacactcgaaatgagttaaagaaaaaaaacaaagtgtaaagatttctcatgtctctccgtttttttttcttctatatatttacagaaacctctgccgaacataggaaccccatcccaccgtccgcttcgcagaacgccggcagtttttttacctgttcgtccAGCGACCGCTTGCGCATGATGAGCataggtgcaataaaaaaagggatcgtatgtatttcctggtaattatttcgttcactgtcgtggtgtgtttgggacgagggtgtcccgaatgcagcaataggaaagaaagggaaagcgagaaagaaaaaaagcgaaggaaagaacgggacaaaataaagctaattttttggcttcccggcttattataaataagcttgggagcttccatgcttgcaagcttgcatgctcgtatgcaagcgtACATACGCCCTGCCCCCtatacccgattcccccacccccgcgaacgatccttgaacgaggcttactaagttgctagtaagcctttaataagccggctaataagccgcaatgtcgtacgacttttgccaagtgggtagTTCCAGCACTGCTGTCCCTTCCACACTCCACGGCTTGTGTGGAAAGGTTATTTTCGCAGTGTAatcaaaatagaaataaattaaagaattGAATGACAACCGAAGTACTGGAAGGGCTACTAACATCGAAAGATTGCATAAACCTgcataaaactaaaaatggAAGTATAGAAGTAACTAgcgaaatgaagaagaaatttaCAAGCGATATGTACaacatgaaaaattgaatgagCGTAGAAGTGTGTATTGcggaacaaagaaaatgtaaagaattGTAAAGTGAGAAATGCGCTAAGAAAGATAAGTGAATGAATTAATCGTAAAACGTAAATGGTATAATATGGTAAATATGGGTAAATTTGAAGTACCTGAAGTATAAGAAGAGTAGAAAATAAATACGGTAAAAATACCGCAGGATGCGCCTGCGGAGGCTCTTAATACGTATACATGCAAATAAAGAGAACTTTTTTGGCACACCATAGAGCGAAATCTGCATATCGGTGATGAAAAAAGTCTTATTTAGTTAGAAATGTTCAGCCTAATTGTTGTTCACTTTAATACCATCAAGAAAATGCAACGCATGTTTAATTTTGCCACGCACCAACTACCGTTTAGAGAAAgctcttttttaaattattattatatttaaatccAAACAGTTATATTACTATTTAAGAATAGTGCTTTTATTATATTACAGTTTACAATGATAAGTGCGTAATGATTAGTAGCGAATTACATCGATAAGTGTGTACGGTTAAGGTAGGTTACTTTCCGCGTCCCTGTGTCCTGCTGCGTATCGGCTTCACATTCCGTTTGGAATCAGggttttttaaatcatattaTTCTATTAgtgtaaatattatattagGCGTGTATAGTGATAAGTGCGTAATAATTAGTGACTAGCGATAAGTGTCTACGGTTAAGTTAGATTACTTCCAGCGTTTATTTGTCCCTGCGCGTTTAAGCTACACGGCTTACCATGAGTTCCAGTGAAGTGAATAGTGGTAGCGTCCAGGTTGAAACCTGTTGAATCAACGACGAAATGCAATGGATTGCTGCAAGATACTAGCAGATGAGCAGAAGGCAAGATTTACTAGGAAACGACAGGTACTGTACAGAGCCAGAAAGCGTCTTGCCCGTACTAgcaattctgtttttttctatatgtGCTCTCCCTACGAATAACCGGCCTTAGCATGTGTCATATCATTTCTGAGAACAGAAATTGGCGCAGCCTGTATGTTCGATTCTGTTCTAGCCCTCATAAGCGAATTTTCCATGATATGTCTTTATGCGACCCGTAAAAACATTGCCGTCACCGTGTATGAAAGGTGATAATGTGCCTGCTTATGTACTACAAATTTACCCGAAAATGAAGTTAGCTAGCGACTTTTTTCTGATATCGTTGCGACCGCTTCCCGATATTGGCTAGAACAGTCAGAAGTAACAATATGTTTTTTGGAGATTTCTGATGAATGGGTTTCCAATAACAAACGAACTTGAAATTTACGCGAAATATAGAATATAGGCAATATAGAAAGTACAGAAGCCAAAACTGAGTTGAACTCATTATCAGTATCACCTCAACCACCAAAGCGATCGCTTCAGACTATTCGTACAAGTTAATATCAGTGATTGGTATCAGTGATCAAAATTGCTCTTGAAATGTCTGTGACGAAAAACAAGAAAGTCGACAAAGAGTGTCGAGTTTTTAATAGTGGATGGACACTATCCTACTTGTTTATAGAACAAAACGGTAGGCCTGTTTGTTTAGTGTGCGGGAATCTATTGGTGTCATGAAAGATTTCAATCTTCGCCCGCATTATGACTCGCATCACAAGGACaaatttggaaaagttgaaggACCAGCGCGAGACGAAGAACTAAAAAAGTTTAtgttacaattgaaaaaaaaaacagcaatgtTGTTTTATCAAAAAGCAGCAAATTAGTGATGGTGCAGTGAAAGCGAGTTACTTAATAGCTAATGAAATTGCTATATCATCAAAACGTT is part of the Anopheles funestus chromosome X, idAnoFuneDA-416_04, whole genome shotgun sequence genome and encodes:
- the LOC125765072 gene encoding uncharacterized protein LOC125765072; this translates as FPINNQINKFFQSESPELCRLHGDVSRLYRTILDNFLASEYIAGLNELSKVVFCQQNYKPLEEMYIGTESMLLMEQHLQSRTLNQQIATEVRTNMLNLYVTLCNQINKRIDLSDPIIIQSARLDPKNWVVPALLSLPHSTACVERLFSQCNQNRNKLKN